The stretch of DNA TCGATGATCCGCGCCTCCTCGTCGCCGAACTTGCCCCCTTCGCCCGCGTGTGGGTTGAGCCCGGCGACGGCGAGGCGAGGCCGCTCGATCCCGAAATCGCGCGTGAGCCCCTTGGCGACGATGCGCGCCTTGTGGGCGATGAGCTCGCTGGTGAGCAGTCCGGGCACTTCGGCGAGCGCACAGTGGACGGTGAGCGGCACGGTCCGCAAGCTCGGCCCGGCGAGCATCATCACCGCGTCGCGATAGGGCAGGCGGCAGGCATCGGCGAGGAATTCGGTCTGGCCCGGATTGGCGAAGCCGACCTTCGCAAGCTCGGCCTTGGCGATGGGCGCGGTGACGAGCGCCGCCGCGCTGTGCCCAAGCGCGAAACGCGTCGCATAGGTGAGCGAGGCCAGCGCGAGCCGCGCGCCCGCTTCGCTTGGGCTTCCCGGCGTATAGGGCGCATCGAGCCCGGCCATGACCGGGAGCCCTGCGGAAAAGGCGAACAGCGCTTCGGAAGGCTCGGCGATGGGGACGATCGGGCAGTCGAGCCCGCGCGCTTCGACCGCAGCGCGCAGGACCGCGGGACCGCCGACGACGAAGAAGGGATGCGGCGCGCCGCCCGCGGGCGCGGTCCGGGCGCGCTGGGTCCATGCCTCGGCGATGATTTCGGGCCCGATTCCGGCCGGGTCGCCGAGCGCGAGCGCGATGGGAGCCTCGCTCGTCATCCCCTCGCGCGCCCCGTCAATTGTATTCGATATAGGCGTCGTTGCGCAGGTCGCGCAGGTAACGCTGGGCGCGCTTGTTGATCCGCTCCTGCTCGATCTGGTCCATGATCTCGTCGAAATTCGGACCGCCGACCTGTTCGGGATCGTCGCGCCCGCACAGCATCAGCACGCGCACCCCTTCCTGCGGCGAGCCGAAGGGCGGGGTGGTCTGGCCGACCTGCATATTGAGGATGATCGCGCGCAGCTGTTCGGGCAGGTTCGCGGCGCGGATCTGGTCGTTCGAGACGACCGTCGCGCCCAACACGTCGCGCGCGCTTTCGGCATCGGAGCAGCTGCGAAGGTTGTTCACGAAGGCGGCGAATTCGTTGACCTTGGCCTCGGCCGCTTCCTGCGTCACGTCGGGTTCGAAGCTGATCGCGATCTGCTTAAGGCTGAGGATGGCATCGGCAGGGTCCGCCATCGCCACCTTGCGCTTGTTGATGAGGTAGATGATCGAGAAGCCGCCGGGGATTTCGATTGGGCCTTGGAGCTGGCCGGGCTGCATCTGCTGGAGCGCGGCGTCGAGCGCAGGCGGCAGCTGGCCGAGACGGATCCAGCCCAGATCGCCGCCGACGACTGCGGTGGTCGCCTCGGAGAACTGGCGGGCATAGGCGACGAAGCTGCCGCCCTGGCGCAGCTGCTCCATGATACGCTGCGCGTTCTGGAGCACCGCGGCGCGGTTTTCCTGTGTCGCCGAAAGGTAAATCTCGCCGACCCGGTATTCGTCCTGCCCCTTGGCCTCCTCGAGCCGTTCGAGCACGTCGTTGACCTCTTCGGCCGAGACGTTGACGAAGGGCATGATGTTGCGCCGCAGGAGGTTCTCCCACGCGATCTCGCCTTCGATCTGGCGTTTGAGCGCGGCCGGCGAAGATCCGATCGAGACGAGGTATTCGGCCATCTTTTCAGGCTCCTGCCCGAAATTCTGCGCCGCGAGCTGGGCATAGGTCTGTTCGACCTCGGCCCGGCTGACCGGCATATCGAGCGCCTCGGATGCCTGGATCTTGAGCGTTTCGTCGATCAGGTTGCGCAGCACCTGCACCCGCAGCCGCTCGAGCTCCTGGTCCGATACCTCGGTTTCCGAGGCCGAGGTGACGAGCGCCACGCGCTGGTCGATGTCGGTCCCGGTGATGACATAGCCGTTCACCACCGCCGTCGCGGTGCGGGTGTCCGGGTTTTCCTTGCCGAAGATTTCGATGTCGTCGGGAATGCCGAAAGGGTTGTCCGCGGTCGGCACGGCGACCGTCTGCGCCATGGCGGGCACGAGCGGAGCCGCGACCAGCGCCGCAGAGGTGAAA from Erythrobacter sp. encodes:
- the pdxA gene encoding 4-hydroxythreonine-4-phosphate dehydrogenase PdxA, with the protein product MTSEAPIALALGDPAGIGPEIIAEAWTQRARTAPAGGAPHPFFVVGGPAVLRAAVEARGLDCPIVPIAEPSEALFAFSAGLPVMAGLDAPYTPGSPSEAGARLALASLTYATRFALGHSAAALVTAPIAKAELAKVGFANPGQTEFLADACRLPYRDAVMMLAGPSLRTVPLTVHCALAEVPGLLTSELIAHKARIVAKGLTRDFGIERPRLAVAGLNPHAGEGGKFGDEEARIIEPAIRELQDEGLDVTGPVPGDALFTSRVRGTYDAALCMYHDQALIPLKALEFDEGVNVTLGLPIIRTSPDHGTAFDIAGKGIADPGAMIAAIRMAAECAAARARA
- a CDS encoding peptidylprolyl isomerase; this encodes MTSTSMMKNFCAAFTSAALVAAPLVPAMAQTVAVPTADNPFGIPDDIEIFGKENPDTRTATAVVNGYVITGTDIDQRVALVTSASETEVSDQELERLRVQVLRNLIDETLKIQASEALDMPVSRAEVEQTYAQLAAQNFGQEPEKMAEYLVSIGSSPAALKRQIEGEIAWENLLRRNIMPFVNVSAEEVNDVLERLEEAKGQDEYRVGEIYLSATQENRAAVLQNAQRIMEQLRQGGSFVAYARQFSEATTAVVGGDLGWIRLGQLPPALDAALQQMQPGQLQGPIEIPGGFSIIYLINKRKVAMADPADAILSLKQIAISFEPDVTQEAAEAKVNEFAAFVNNLRSCSDAESARDVLGATVVSNDQIRAANLPEQLRAIILNMQVGQTTPPFGSPQEGVRVLMLCGRDDPEQVGGPNFDEIMDQIEQERINKRAQRYLRDLRNDAYIEYN